A section of the Polynucleobacter sp. AP-Jannik-300A-C4 genome encodes:
- a CDS encoding phosphoribulokinase, protein MSIKFPIVAVTGSSGAGTTTVMKSFQHIFRRDGIKAQVLEGDSMHRYDRMSMREQMKHEIASGNNHFSHFGPEANLLAELEEIFKTFGETGLGKYRKYIHDAAEGAEFKQEPGTFTPWREMDAGSDLLFYEGLHGAYVGDGVNVAKHVDLLVGVVPIINLEWIQKLHRDQNMRGYSQDAVVDTILRRMPDYMKHICPQFSKTHVNFQRVPTVDTSNPFIAKDIPSADESMVVIRFANPKGIDFPYLISMLGGSMMTRPNTLVIPGGKMGLAMQLIFTPMILRLMDLKRRA, encoded by the coding sequence ATGTCCATTAAATTTCCAATTGTTGCTGTAACAGGGTCATCGGGTGCTGGAACTACGACTGTGATGAAAAGCTTTCAACATATTTTCAGGCGTGATGGCATTAAAGCGCAGGTCTTGGAGGGTGATTCAATGCACCGCTACGATCGCATGTCAATGCGTGAGCAAATGAAGCATGAAATTGCTAGCGGCAATAATCACTTTAGTCATTTTGGCCCTGAGGCTAATTTATTAGCAGAGCTTGAAGAAATCTTTAAGACTTTTGGTGAAACTGGACTAGGTAAATATCGCAAATATATTCACGATGCTGCTGAAGGAGCTGAGTTCAAGCAAGAGCCAGGCACTTTTACACCCTGGAGAGAGATGGATGCTGGCTCAGATCTACTTTTTTATGAAGGCCTGCATGGCGCCTATGTAGGAGATGGTGTCAATGTTGCAAAACATGTAGACCTATTGGTGGGCGTTGTGCCAATTATCAATTTGGAATGGATTCAAAAACTCCATCGCGATCAGAATATGCGAGGATATTCACAAGATGCAGTTGTAGATACCATCTTGCGCCGTATGCCAGATTACATGAAGCATATCTGCCCGCAATTTTCTAAAACGCATGTCAATTTTCAACGCGTTCCTACTGTTGATACATCCAACCCTTTTATTGCTAAAGATATTCCGAGTGCCGATGAAAGCATGGTGGTCATTCGTTTTGCTAATCCCAAGGGTATTGATTTCCCATATTTAATTTCTATGCTTGGCGGCTCAATGATGACGCGGCCTAATACTTTAGTTATTCCTGGTGGAAAGATGGGTTTAGCAATGCAATTGATATTTACGCCAATGATTTTGCGTTTAATGGATTTAAAGCGTAGAGCATAA
- a CDS encoding class 1 fructose-bisphosphatase: protein MHLGRTTLSKFLIQQLQAEGKSDLAALLVDVAAAVKAISSMTAKGGLADILGSLETENIQGETQKKLDVLSDQAFINTFQYGGLIAGLASEENDEPITVSDPEKRGPFLAVFDPLDGSSNIDVNVSVGSIFSILEAPKGREPEMADYLQPGTKQLAAGYAIYGPSTMLVITVGKGTHGFTLDREVGNFVLTHANIQIPEETSEFAINTSNERFWEPPIHRYVAECKAGKTDIRGRDFNMRWIASMVADVHRILMRGGVFMYPKDTKDLSRPGRLRLMYEANPMSFVIEQAGGLGSTGRVRIMDVQPENIHQRIPVVVGSRNEVERIEKYHREYDSGSDDKYSSPLFSDRSLYR, encoded by the coding sequence ATGCATTTAGGCCGGACTACATTATCAAAATTCTTAATCCAACAGTTACAGGCTGAAGGAAAAAGCGATTTAGCAGCTTTATTGGTAGACGTCGCGGCAGCTGTCAAAGCGATTTCCTCAATGACGGCCAAAGGTGGGTTGGCTGATATTTTGGGCAGCCTGGAAACTGAAAATATTCAAGGTGAGACCCAGAAAAAATTGGACGTTTTGTCTGATCAGGCTTTTATTAATACATTCCAATATGGAGGTTTGATTGCTGGATTGGCATCCGAAGAGAATGATGAGCCAATTACGGTCAGCGATCCAGAAAAACGCGGTCCATTTTTAGCTGTCTTCGATCCATTGGATGGTTCATCCAATATTGATGTGAATGTATCAGTGGGATCCATCTTTTCAATTCTTGAGGCACCAAAGGGAAGAGAGCCCGAGATGGCTGATTACCTTCAGCCAGGCACAAAGCAATTGGCAGCAGGTTATGCAATTTATGGTCCATCAACTATGCTGGTGATTACCGTTGGTAAAGGTACTCATGGATTTACGCTAGATCGTGAAGTCGGAAATTTTGTGTTGACGCACGCCAATATTCAAATTCCAGAAGAGACTAGCGAGTTTGCAATCAATACCAGTAACGAGCGTTTCTGGGAGCCGCCTATTCATCGCTACGTAGCTGAATGTAAGGCTGGGAAAACAGATATTCGCGGTCGAGACTTTAATATGCGCTGGATTGCGAGCATGGTCGCCGACGTGCATCGCATATTAATGCGAGGTGGTGTTTTTATGTACCCCAAAGATACTAAAGATTTATCTCGTCCTGGCCGCTTGCGCTTGATGTATGAAGCTAACCCCATGAGTTTTGTCATTGAGCAGGCTGGTGGACTGGGTTCTACGGGAAGGGTGCGAATTATGGATGTGCAACCCGAAAACATTCACCAGCGTATCCCTGTTGTTGTGGGATCTCGTAATGAAGTTGAGCGTATTGAGAAGTATCACCGTGAATACGATAGCGGTTCTGATGACAAATACTCGTCGCCACTATTTAGTGATCGCTCTTTATACCGTTAA
- a CDS encoding LysR family transcriptional regulator — protein sequence MRPYTLKQINTFIEVAKEKSISKAADNLYVTQPAISMQIKQLEDVFGLPLLEPVGRNIQLTSAGKAFLEQALTVASELKDLEALMAGHRNLGGGVIYLGIVSTTKYFVPMLLVEFRKLFPGIEVILKIDNRENILGMLARNEVDLVIMGRVPQEMDCEAVPFVTNPMAIVSSPSHPFSRRKQLAFKDLEGQEFVVRELGSGTRQAMERLFRENQTELTIAMEMPSNETIKQAVMAGMGMSFLSLRTVRHEMSTGHIALLDIVGLPHVGHWYITHRVQKKLSPAAKAFKEFVIEQGGPRINVWA from the coding sequence ATGCGACCATACACCCTAAAACAAATCAATACATTCATTGAAGTTGCCAAGGAAAAGTCTATTTCCAAGGCGGCTGATAACCTTTATGTCACCCAGCCAGCTATTTCCATGCAAATTAAGCAGTTGGAAGATGTTTTTGGCCTCCCATTACTAGAGCCAGTAGGCAGAAATATTCAGCTAACCAGCGCTGGCAAGGCCTTTTTAGAGCAAGCCTTGACGGTTGCATCTGAACTAAAAGATCTGGAAGCACTCATGGCTGGGCATCGAAACCTAGGAGGTGGCGTCATTTACCTTGGAATTGTGAGCACTACAAAATACTTCGTACCCATGCTTTTGGTCGAATTTCGTAAACTTTTTCCAGGCATCGAAGTCATCTTGAAGATCGATAACCGGGAAAATATCCTCGGCATGCTGGCCAGAAATGAAGTGGACCTAGTCATTATGGGCAGAGTCCCCCAAGAAATGGATTGCGAGGCAGTTCCATTTGTAACCAATCCAATGGCCATCGTCTCCAGCCCTAGCCATCCTTTTTCACGGCGCAAGCAATTGGCGTTTAAAGATCTTGAGGGACAAGAGTTCGTGGTTAGAGAGCTAGGTTCAGGCACTCGCCAGGCCATGGAAAGACTGTTTCGGGAAAATCAGACTGAATTGACAATTGCCATGGAAATGCCCAGTAATGAAACTATTAAACAGGCAGTCATGGCAGGTATGGGGATGAGTTTTCTATCCCTGCGAACAGTAAGACATGAAATGAGCACTGGTCATATAGCCCTTTTAGATATCGTCGGTCTTCCTCATGTGGGTCATTGGTACATCACGCACAGGGTACAAAAAAAGCTTTCCCCTGCTGCCAAAGCTTTTAAAGAATTTGTTATTGAGCAAGGAGGTCCAAGAATTAATGTCTGGGCTTAA
- a CDS encoding ribulose-bisphosphate carboxylase: MDQSNRYADLSLKEEDLIKNGKHILVAYKMKPKSGHGYLEAAAHFAAESSTGTNVEVSTTDDFTRGVDALVYHIDEATEDMRIAYPIDLFDRNITDGRMMLVSFLTLAIGNNQGMGDIEHAKIHDFYVPERVIQLFDGPAKDISDLWRILGRPIKDGGYIAGTIIKPKLGLRPEPFAQAAYQFWLGGDFIKNDEPQGNQVFCPLKKVMPLVADAMKRAQDETGEAKLFSANITADDHYEMCARADYILETFGPDADKVAFLVDGYVGGPGMITTARRQYPNQYLHYHRAGHGAVTSPSAKRGYTAFVLAKMSRLQGASGIHVGTMGFGKMEGENDDKIIAYMIERDEAQGPVYFQKWYGMKPTTPIISGGMNALRLPAFFKNLGHGNVINTAGGGAYGHIDSPAAGAISLRQSYECWKSGADPIQFAKEHKEFARAFESFPGDADKIYPGWREKLSTHK, from the coding sequence ATGGATCAATCGAATCGCTATGCTGACCTAAGCCTCAAAGAAGAGGACTTAATCAAAAACGGGAAGCATATCCTCGTTGCCTACAAAATGAAGCCGAAATCTGGCCATGGCTACCTAGAAGCTGCAGCGCACTTCGCGGCAGAATCCTCCACCGGAACCAACGTTGAAGTCAGCACAACTGACGACTTCACTAGAGGCGTAGATGCTTTGGTGTATCACATCGATGAAGCCACTGAAGATATGCGCATTGCATACCCAATTGATCTCTTCGATCGCAATATTACCGATGGCCGCATGATGCTAGTGTCATTTCTGACTCTAGCCATTGGTAACAACCAAGGCATGGGTGATATTGAGCACGCAAAGATCCATGACTTTTATGTACCTGAGCGCGTAATTCAATTATTTGACGGTCCCGCAAAAGATATCTCTGACTTATGGCGCATCTTAGGTCGACCAATTAAAGATGGCGGCTATATTGCCGGCACAATTATTAAACCTAAGCTTGGCTTGCGCCCCGAACCATTTGCTCAAGCTGCCTATCAATTTTGGCTTGGTGGCGATTTCATTAAGAATGATGAGCCACAAGGTAATCAAGTTTTCTGCCCTTTGAAAAAGGTAATGCCGCTAGTTGCAGATGCAATGAAGCGCGCTCAAGATGAGACTGGCGAAGCCAAATTATTTTCTGCAAACATCACCGCCGATGATCATTACGAAATGTGCGCTCGCGCAGATTACATTCTTGAGACTTTTGGGCCTGATGCCGATAAGGTTGCTTTCTTAGTAGATGGCTATGTTGGCGGTCCAGGCATGATTACTACAGCACGACGTCAATACCCAAACCAATATCTTCACTACCATCGTGCAGGTCACGGAGCCGTTACTTCGCCTTCTGCAAAAAGGGGTTATACCGCTTTTGTATTGGCGAAGATGTCACGCCTACAAGGTGCATCAGGTATCCACGTAGGTACGATGGGCTTTGGCAAGATGGAAGGTGAGAATGATGACAAGATCATTGCTTACATGATTGAACGTGATGAGGCTCAAGGGCCTGTTTATTTCCAAAAATGGTATGGCATGAAGCCGACCACCCCTATTATTTCTGGGGGCATGAATGCATTACGCCTCCCCGCTTTCTTCAAGAACTTAGGTCACGGTAACGTCATTAATACAGCCGGTGGTGGTGCTTATGGGCATATTGATTCGCCAGCTGCAGGCGCTATTTCATTGCGTCAATCTTACGAGTGCTGGAAGTCTGGCGCAGATCCGATTCAATTTGCAAAAGAGCATAAAGAGTTTGCAAGAGCTTTTGAATCATTCCCTGGTGATGCCGATAAGATTTATCCAGGATGGCGTGAGAAATTGAGTACACATAAGTAA
- a CDS encoding CbbQ/NirQ/NorQ/GpvN family protein, whose translation MSEAQQYRIKTQPFYQPQANEIALYEAAYQARLPVMLKGPTGCGKSRFVEYMAWKLNKPLITVACNEDMTASDLLGRYLLESNGTRWLDGPLTSAVRMGAICYLDEVVEARQDTTVVIHPLTDHRRQLPLDKRGELIEAHPDFQLVISYNPGYQSLMKDLKQSTKQRFVGFNFDYPAQDVEANIISSETGIDLETAQKLSQIALVARKLKGHGLDEGISTRLLVYAASLIKLGINPRDASLMAMVRPVTDDEDISATLEHAIDAIFA comes from the coding sequence ATGTCAGAAGCGCAACAGTACCGCATCAAAACCCAGCCTTTTTACCAGCCTCAGGCAAATGAAATTGCGCTCTATGAGGCTGCATATCAGGCACGCTTACCTGTGATGTTGAAAGGTCCTACAGGTTGCGGCAAATCTCGATTTGTGGAATACATGGCTTGGAAATTGAATAAGCCATTAATCACTGTAGCCTGCAACGAGGATATGACGGCCTCTGATTTGCTAGGGCGCTATTTACTTGAATCCAATGGCACTCGCTGGCTTGATGGACCACTCACAAGTGCAGTCAGAATGGGTGCTATTTGCTATCTCGATGAGGTGGTTGAGGCTAGACAAGACACTACGGTTGTTATTCACCCCTTAACAGATCACCGTAGACAATTACCCCTTGATAAACGCGGGGAGTTAATCGAGGCGCACCCCGATTTTCAATTAGTGATTTCCTACAATCCGGGCTATCAAAGCTTAATGAAGGATCTAAAGCAATCTACCAAACAACGCTTTGTTGGCTTTAATTTTGATTACCCCGCGCAAGATGTGGAGGCAAATATCATCTCCTCCGAAACCGGCATCGATTTGGAAACCGCACAAAAACTTAGTCAAATTGCGTTGGTTGCTCGCAAATTGAAAGGTCATGGTTTAGATGAAGGGATTTCTACGCGGCTATTGGTCTACGCTGCTAGCCTCATTAAGTTGGGCATCAATCCTCGTGATGCCAGCCTCATGGCAATGGTACGTCCAGTCACGGACGATGAAGACATTAGCGCAACTCTAGAGCATGCCATTGATGCAATCTTTGCATAG
- a CDS encoding nitric oxide reductase activation protein NorD produces MEALPSNSSLELHQLRVKLDSRFPQVDDVFEECIKEAKAVLSPLGIEQYIEQARFLGKMGRGVEPMIIFLQEWPQTANILGEKSLECIKETIHAIWKSPNGSAITAFLESLPAISRRLPSEDLLKEYLAVTVDLMNRTSTSIHGIHKTYASPSLVDFIQHSPQLLGVMSISGIKKWVDYGVRNYHHHPENQRAFFQLKSSDSKAVMQRERSGTLLVDNTRKLDLYLLGLWNETELLVPYPTGINESLIHAPYYDHAGIRLPDVYEDLNEIPGIDRYRATLAHMAGHRTWSIPIFADNFSPLQRLAVEFIEDARIDFLIIKQYPGLEKLLLSLHPKPIEGECDPQSHSCIRHRLAMLSRAIIDINHGYQDAEIRHYSEKIRKLLAKEDLSTQEVLNIALSYVAKTRLQSDQLPQTYFKDTEISYRDDNRHLWKFYELSDDEEQFDLKTTADSAEEIQALPPRHYSEWDYTSQTYRPDWVSLYEGLHPAGDPREIDQILEKHSALAKRLKRLFDLLKPQNQVRIRYQEEGDELDLDVALRSLIDLKSGNQPDLRINMSHKTNGRSIAVMLLLDLSESLNAKIESSNQSILELSQEAVALFASSIDTLGDPFAIAGFHSNSRHDVNYLHIKGYSESWNDDVKGRLANLNAKHSTRMGAAMRHAAHYLNGQSADKKLMIVLTDGEPSDIDVIDENVLIQDARQAVIELDHMGIFTYCINLDQNADQYVGNIFGKQFTVIDHIEKLPEQLPRLFMALTR; encoded by the coding sequence ATGGAAGCGCTTCCCTCAAATTCATCTCTTGAGTTGCATCAACTCAGGGTGAAATTGGACAGCCGCTTTCCACAAGTAGACGATGTCTTTGAGGAGTGTATTAAAGAAGCTAAAGCAGTACTAAGCCCCTTGGGAATAGAGCAGTATATTGAGCAAGCCCGTTTTCTTGGCAAGATGGGTAGAGGCGTTGAGCCGATGATAATTTTCTTACAAGAGTGGCCTCAAACAGCGAATATCCTAGGCGAAAAGTCTCTTGAGTGCATCAAAGAAACTATCCACGCAATTTGGAAGTCTCCAAATGGCAGTGCAATTACGGCATTTTTAGAGTCTTTACCTGCAATATCGAGGCGACTACCTTCAGAAGATCTTCTAAAGGAATATCTTGCAGTAACGGTTGATCTTATGAACCGCACCAGCACATCGATACATGGGATACATAAAACCTATGCAAGCCCCAGCTTGGTAGACTTTATTCAACACTCACCTCAGTTGTTAGGTGTGATGAGTATTTCTGGAATAAAAAAATGGGTTGATTATGGTGTCCGTAACTACCACCACCATCCAGAAAACCAAAGAGCATTTTTTCAACTCAAATCTTCTGATAGCAAGGCAGTGATGCAGCGTGAGCGAAGCGGAACCTTGCTTGTTGATAACACCCGCAAACTTGATCTCTATCTATTGGGCCTTTGGAATGAAACAGAATTGTTGGTGCCCTACCCAACGGGGATAAACGAATCCCTAATACATGCGCCCTATTATGACCATGCAGGAATTCGACTACCTGATGTATACGAAGATTTAAACGAAATCCCAGGAATTGATCGCTATCGGGCAACGCTGGCACATATGGCAGGGCATCGCACCTGGAGCATCCCCATTTTTGCGGATAACTTTAGCCCTCTTCAAAGACTAGCAGTTGAGTTTATTGAGGACGCACGAATTGATTTTCTGATCATTAAGCAATATCCAGGATTAGAAAAATTATTACTATCCCTACACCCCAAACCAATTGAAGGTGAATGCGACCCACAATCGCACTCCTGCATTCGTCATCGCTTAGCAATGCTTTCGCGAGCAATTATTGATATAAACCATGGCTACCAAGATGCTGAGATACGGCACTATTCAGAAAAAATTCGAAAGTTATTGGCAAAAGAGGATTTGAGCACTCAAGAAGTTCTTAATATCGCCCTTTCTTATGTAGCAAAAACCAGATTGCAAAGTGATCAGCTGCCTCAGACTTACTTTAAAGATACTGAAATTAGCTATCGAGACGATAACCGACATCTGTGGAAATTTTATGAACTCAGTGACGACGAGGAACAATTTGACTTAAAGACTACTGCGGACTCGGCAGAAGAAATTCAAGCACTACCGCCACGACACTACTCTGAATGGGATTACACCAGTCAAACCTACAGGCCTGATTGGGTCAGTCTATATGAGGGATTGCATCCTGCAGGTGATCCACGTGAGATTGACCAAATTCTGGAGAAACATTCAGCCTTAGCGAAACGACTTAAGCGTCTTTTTGATTTATTGAAACCACAGAATCAAGTTCGCATTCGTTATCAAGAAGAAGGTGATGAATTGGATTTAGATGTTGCTCTACGATCATTAATTGATCTAAAGAGCGGCAATCAACCTGACTTACGCATCAATATGAGCCATAAGACAAATGGACGAAGTATTGCCGTTATGCTCTTGCTGGACTTATCAGAATCTTTGAATGCGAAAATTGAGTCCTCCAATCAATCCATATTAGAGCTGAGTCAGGAAGCAGTCGCCCTCTTTGCTAGCTCCATCGATACATTGGGCGATCCATTTGCTATCGCTGGATTTCACTCTAACTCACGACATGATGTCAACTACCTCCACATCAAAGGCTATAGTGAATCCTGGAATGACGATGTAAAAGGAAGGCTTGCTAACTTAAACGCCAAGCACTCCACTCGCATGGGTGCGGCTATGAGACATGCGGCGCACTATCTCAATGGTCAATCCGCAGATAAAAAATTGATGATTGTTCTAACTGATGGAGAGCCTTCAGATATAGATGTAATTGATGAGAATGTACTAATTCAAGATGCACGGCAAGCCGTAATTGAGCTAGATCACATGGGTATATTCACTTACTGCATAAACTTAGACCAAAATGCCGATCAATATGTAGGAAATATTTTCGGCAAGCAATTTACAGTGATTGATCATATTGAAAAACTACCTGAGCAGCTGCCACGATTGTTTATGGCGCTTACTCGTTAA
- a CDS encoding NAD(P)/FAD-dependent oxidoreductase — MAHIAIIGAGVGGMPAAYELRALLSKEHRITVVSAVDYFQFTPSNPWVAVGWRDRNSITLKIKPLLECKGIEFISKPVSKIEAENNILILSDGTPEEQALPYDYLIITTGPKLSFDEVPGAGPHGGHTHSICTVDHAESFWKDYQEFLKNPGPIVIGAMPGASCFGPAYEFAFIVDADLRKRKLRHKVPMTYVTSEPYIGHLGLGGVGDSKSMLESEMRNHDIKWITNAKTHKIEEGKLFTTQLDDLGTPYKEHEVPFKLSMMLPAFKGIDAVAAVPNLCNPRGFVFIDDHQRSKAYQNIYAAGVCVAIPPVEVTPVATGAPKTGYMIETMVTAITHNIASDLAGEPATAKGTWHAICLADMGDTGAAFVALPQIPPRNVNWFKKGKWVHLAKIAFEKYFIRKMKTGNSEPIYEKYVLKLLGIERLSK; from the coding sequence ATGGCGCATATAGCGATTATTGGAGCTGGCGTGGGCGGCATGCCTGCAGCATATGAACTAAGGGCACTTCTTTCCAAAGAACATCGCATCACAGTAGTCAGTGCTGTTGATTATTTTCAATTCACCCCCTCTAATCCTTGGGTTGCCGTAGGATGGCGAGATCGAAACAGTATTACGTTAAAAATTAAACCTCTCCTTGAATGCAAAGGTATTGAATTTATTTCTAAGCCCGTCTCAAAAATTGAAGCTGAGAACAATATCCTGATATTGTCTGACGGAACGCCAGAGGAGCAAGCCCTACCCTATGACTATCTCATCATCACAACAGGTCCCAAACTGAGCTTTGATGAAGTTCCGGGAGCTGGGCCACATGGTGGCCATACCCACTCGATTTGCACGGTTGATCATGCCGAGAGTTTTTGGAAAGACTACCAAGAGTTTCTCAAAAATCCAGGGCCGATAGTAATTGGTGCCATGCCAGGAGCCAGCTGCTTTGGGCCTGCTTATGAATTTGCATTTATTGTTGATGCAGATTTACGTAAGCGTAAGTTACGTCATAAGGTACCTATGACCTATGTCACTAGCGAGCCCTATATTGGCCACCTCGGTCTTGGCGGTGTTGGTGATAGCAAGTCTATGCTCGAATCCGAAATGCGCAATCATGACATCAAGTGGATCACCAATGCTAAAACGCATAAGATTGAAGAAGGCAAGCTGTTTACAACGCAATTAGATGATTTGGGCACCCCTTATAAAGAGCATGAGGTTCCATTCAAATTATCAATGATGCTGCCAGCATTTAAAGGGATAGATGCGGTGGCTGCAGTACCCAATTTATGTAACCCTCGCGGGTTTGTTTTTATTGACGATCATCAAAGAAGTAAGGCCTATCAAAATATCTATGCAGCTGGAGTATGCGTTGCCATTCCGCCTGTGGAGGTGACGCCAGTAGCTACAGGCGCCCCAAAAACTGGCTACATGATTGAAACAATGGTTACTGCTATTACCCATAATATTGCCTCCGATCTCGCTGGAGAACCAGCAACTGCAAAAGGCACTTGGCATGCAATTTGTTTAGCGGACATGGGTGATACAGGCGCAGCATTTGTAGCATTACCTCAAATTCCACCGCGTAATGTGAACTGGTTCAAAAAGGGGAAATGGGTTCATTTAGCCAAGATTGCCTTTGAGAAATACTTTATTCGGAAAATGAAAACTGGTAACTCAGAGCCCATTTATGAGAAGTATGTATTGAAATTATTGGGCATTGAGCGCCTAAGCAAATAA
- a CDS encoding response regulator transcription factor, which produces MLATETLKNKSVVYVIDNDQTIRESFSLLLGENGYAVSCHENAESFLSSLDATKQLSISCALLDVNLSNLSGIDLQRTLINKGINLPLAFVTGSSEVATAVAALKQGAFDYIQKPIQKDVLCNLVAEMLFKAHLDRQKFAEANAIKALFKTLTSREIQILELVVAGRSNKQIGLELNISIKTVEQHRSNIMEKLQVKRPSGLLHLVFKYQKSLPHNQTNYTP; this is translated from the coding sequence ATGCTAGCAACAGAAACATTGAAAAATAAATCGGTCGTTTATGTAATCGATAATGATCAGACTATTCGCGAATCATTCTCCCTTTTATTGGGTGAAAATGGTTATGCTGTAAGTTGCCATGAAAATGCAGAATCTTTCTTAAGTTCTCTAGATGCAACCAAGCAACTCTCTATCAGCTGCGCCCTTTTAGATGTCAATCTAAGCAATTTATCGGGTATTGATTTGCAAAGGACGCTAATTAATAAAGGCATCAATCTTCCGCTTGCCTTTGTTACAGGCAGCAGTGAAGTTGCAACAGCAGTAGCAGCCCTAAAACAAGGTGCATTTGACTATATTCAAAAGCCTATTCAAAAAGATGTCTTATGCAACCTGGTTGCTGAGATGCTTTTCAAAGCCCATTTGGATAGGCAGAAATTCGCAGAGGCCAATGCCATAAAGGCATTATTTAAAACTCTCACATCACGAGAAATACAAATTTTAGAGCTTGTTGTTGCGGGAAGAAGCAATAAACAAATTGGCCTAGAACTAAATATATCAATTAAAACAGTTGAGCAGCATAGGTCTAATATTATGGAAAAGTTGCAAGTAAAAAGACCTTCCGGACTATTGCATTTAGTATTTAAATACCAAAAATCACTACCCCACAACCAAACTAATTACACCCCCTAA
- a CDS encoding MFS transporter — protein sequence MGTSLWFSINGVADNLIDSWNTNLAGIGILTNAVQLGFVSGTLVFALSGIADRYKPSHLFAACALLGALFNAAFAVWADGILVGSCLRFLVGICLAGIYPIGMKLIMTWDPQKASSRIAQLVGMLTLGTAIPHATRYFGVDWPWQEVILLSSFFALVAMVMIFWLGDGPHLKLGGASRVKLSGFRELFAISEYRRSALGYFGHMWELYAFWALVPFLIASTYSIQNPIHLSGLAFSIIGIGAIGCFLGGQLSKSIGGVKVASTALALSGICCLLYPWISGLPLWAQILFWAIWGMSVVADSPQFSALSAQACPPEIVGTALTIQNAVGFTITMISIQISTVVLPFMNQYITWLLLPGPVLGLIFLNRLSKPS from the coding sequence ATGGGTACCTCTTTGTGGTTTTCCATCAATGGAGTGGCTGACAATTTAATAGATTCGTGGAACACCAATCTTGCAGGCATAGGCATCCTTACCAATGCTGTGCAACTCGGTTTTGTGTCAGGTACTTTGGTCTTTGCCTTAAGTGGGATAGCAGATCGGTACAAGCCCAGCCATCTTTTTGCTGCATGTGCTCTACTTGGGGCATTGTTTAACGCTGCATTTGCTGTCTGGGCTGACGGTATTTTGGTAGGTTCTTGCTTACGCTTTTTAGTTGGAATTTGTTTGGCCGGAATCTATCCAATTGGTATGAAGCTCATCATGACTTGGGACCCCCAAAAAGCGAGCTCGCGCATTGCCCAATTGGTCGGAATGCTAACGCTGGGAACAGCAATTCCGCATGCTACCCGTTACTTCGGTGTCGATTGGCCTTGGCAAGAGGTTATTCTTTTATCTTCCTTCTTTGCTCTGGTTGCAATGGTGATGATTTTCTGGCTCGGAGATGGCCCCCACCTTAAATTAGGTGGTGCTTCACGAGTCAAGCTAAGCGGCTTTCGTGAACTCTTTGCAATTTCAGAATATCGTCGATCTGCTTTGGGATATTTCGGTCACATGTGGGAGCTCTATGCATTCTGGGCACTTGTGCCATTTCTGATTGCTAGCACCTATTCAATTCAAAATCCCATTCATTTATCGGGGCTAGCATTCTCTATAATCGGGATTGGTGCAATTGGCTGCTTTCTTGGAGGGCAACTTAGCAAATCTATTGGGGGGGTGAAAGTTGCCTCAACAGCTTTGGCGCTATCGGGCATTTGTTGTCTACTGTATCCGTGGATTTCTGGATTACCGTTATGGGCACAAATTCTCTTTTGGGCTATTTGGGGAATGAGTGTCGTCGCTGATTCGCCACAATTTTCAGCGCTATCAGCACAAGCATGCCCGCCCGAGATTGTCGGTACTGCACTTACTATTCAAAATGCAGTTGGCTTTACGATAACGATGATCTCAATTCAAATCAGTACCGTAGTCTTGCCATTTATGAATCAATACATCACCTGGCTATTGCTGCCAGGTCCTGTGTTGGGACTCATTTTTCTGAATCGACTTTCAAAGCCTAGTTAA